One Pieris napi chromosome 24, ilPieNapi1.2, whole genome shotgun sequence DNA window includes the following coding sequences:
- the LOC125061866 gene encoding chymotrypsin-2-like isoform X1: MSLTNYFLFGFVFCGALAAEISEINEPEGRVVGGSDAPDGAVPYIISLQRSDYNNIATCGGAIIADQWILTAAQCVRDVSPKDLSVLAGTNSITSGGTRYKVDKIVIHEKFNAEHNLYDIALLRTTEKIQFTEKVKAIEIATEDPKPGDKCKLSGWGYHDQRGRRSHDKLQWLDVKIISEEDCKANEILKRAEKNFPITESHICTLNKKGEGTCKGDSGGSLACNNKSAAIVSFNVPCARGVPDVYTRTTSYSKWIKDNMEANKP, encoded by the exons ATGTCTTTGACGAACTACTTCCTCTTTGGTTTTGTTTTTTGCGGGGCTCTTG cCGCAGAAATATCAGAGATCAATGAGCCCGAAGGCCGCGTCGTGGGTGGGTCAGACGCACCAGATGGGGCTGTGccatacataatatctctACAGCGTTCAGATTATAATAACATCGCAACCTGTGGTGGTGCCATCATTGCTGACCAATGGATCCTCACTGCAGCACAATGTGTCCGAGA cgTATCGCCAAAAGATTTAAGCGTTTTGGCAGGAACAAACAGCATAACGTCTGGAGGTACCAGATACAAAGTTGACAAAATTGTAATTCACGAAAAATTTAACGCGGAACATAATCTTTATGATATTGCTCTGTTGAGAACCACAGAGAAGATTCAATTTACCGAAAAAGTTAAAGCTATCGAAATAGCCACGGAAGATCCCAAACCAGGAGACAAGTGTAAATTATCTGGATGGGGATACCACGAC CAAAGGGGAAGACGCAGTCACGACAAATTGCAATGGTTGGACGTAAAAATTATATCCGAGGAAGACTGTAAAgctaatgaaatattaaaacgcGCTGAAAAGAATTTCCCTATTACTGAAAGCCACATCTGTACTCTTAACAAGAAAGGCGAAGGTACTTGCAAA GGTGATTCTGGTGGATCCTTGGCGTGCAACAACAAATCTGCTGCTATCGTCTCATTTAACGTTCCGTGTGCTCGTGGAGTGCCTGATGTCTACACGAGAACCACCAGCTACTCCAAGTGGATTAAGGACAACATGGAGGCTAATAAGCCCTAA
- the LOC125061866 gene encoding chymotrypsin-2-like isoform X2 codes for MYLTNYFLIAFVLCGALAAEISEINEPEGRVVGGSDAPDGAVPYIISLQRSDYNNIATCGGAIIADQWILTAAQCVRDVSPKDLSVLAGTNSITSGGTRYKVDKIVIHEKFNAEHNLYDIALLRTTEKIQFTEKVKAIEIATEDPKPGDKCKLSGWGYHDQRGRRSHDKLQWLDVKIISEEDCKANEILKRAEKNFPITESHICTLNKKGEGTCKGDSGGSLACNNKSAAIVSFNVPCARGVPDVYTRTTSYSKWIKDNMEANKP; via the exons ATGTATTTGACGAACTACTTCCTTATTGCTTTTGTGCTTTGCGGGGCTCTTG cCGCAGAAATATCAGAGATCAATGAGCCCGAAGGCCGCGTCGTGGGTGGGTCAGACGCACCAGATGGGGCTGTGccatacataatatctctACAGCGTTCAGATTATAATAACATCGCAACCTGTGGTGGTGCCATCATTGCTGACCAATGGATCCTCACTGCAGCACAATGTGTCCGAGA cgTATCGCCAAAAGATTTAAGCGTTTTGGCAGGAACAAACAGCATAACGTCTGGAGGTACCAGATACAAAGTTGACAAAATTGTAATTCACGAAAAATTTAACGCGGAACATAATCTTTATGATATTGCTCTGTTGAGAACCACAGAGAAGATTCAATTTACCGAAAAAGTTAAAGCTATCGAAATAGCCACGGAAGATCCCAAACCAGGAGACAAGTGTAAATTATCTGGATGGGGATACCACGAC CAAAGGGGAAGACGCAGTCACGACAAATTGCAATGGTTGGACGTAAAAATTATATCCGAGGAAGACTGTAAAgctaatgaaatattaaaacgcGCTGAAAAGAATTTCCCTATTACTGAAAGCCACATCTGTACTCTTAACAAGAAAGGCGAAGGTACTTGCAAA GGTGATTCTGGTGGATCCTTGGCGTGCAACAACAAATCTGCTGCTATCGTCTCATTTAACGTTCCGTGTGCTCGTGGAGTGCCTGATGTCTACACGAGAACCACCAGCTACTCCAAGTGGATTAAGGACAACATGGAGGCTAATAAGCCCTAA